The genome window atctatagaggctccgtagacatagtgtgggctgtgtattggtgctggaaaagacaaactatgctatattatggttgtattacttgtccatttgagactttaaaaatggtaaaacttatgataagaaattggtaattgcagacataaccactttattgtttaattaaggaaaacatatattctctttattcatgaatgagtttgggtagaaggaatctaataggcttgctcggtcgggttcactcggttgagcgccggtcgcgctccttagTTTTGGGGCATTACATTTATGAACAATAAAAGTATATGTTTACAACCAATTGAGTGAAATTAACTCAATTTGTGATTATTATGATtaagtgtgatgacccgataactCATTTAAAGTTTTATCCGACATTTCTTTATTCTAAGACCTTAAATGGCTCCGTTTAGtttttttcgatttgcgtgcataaTCAGTGTCCTTTTCCTAgaaggtttttatgagaaaattgatgaaaatatgtATGGTgcattaaaactcatttgagttgactacggtcaacgttTTATGTAAACAGACcgggatcagtattttgacggtcctggtgggtacgtatcgtaatttgggacttgggcgtatgcccgaaagcGAATTCGGAAGtctctaacttgatttaacgtaatttgttggaaactagaaatttaaaatcttaaagaattcctaagtttgaccgtaggttgactttgttgctaccgggttcggattACGGTTTCgtaacttggtataggttcatttcaatatttatgacttgtctacaaaatttggtgcagAACGgggttgatttgacgtgattcggatgtccggttgaaAAATTAaatgttcttaagtttcattaaaaatttcattcgttttggtgtccgattcatagttttagttgttattttggtattttgattacgtgagcaagtttgtatgatatttttggacttgtgtacaTGCTTGGATTGGAGACCCGAGGGCTATTGTGAGTTTCGGACGCATGGCGGAGTGTTGAAAGACTTAGGCCTTTGCTAGTTCTGGTGCACAAGCCTCATACCTCGTAATTGCAAGGTCAGGGTCGCATTTGCAATAGTGGAGGGCGTCTgtcaggttcgcatttgtgaattaTTCCTTTGCAAATGAGAAAAGGGACTGGGACAACATGGATCGCAACTTGCGATCGATTAATCGCTTTTGCGAAGgtccagtgttcgcatttgcgaacaaatcatcgcaaatgcgatgacaaCAGAGATGTGAGCTTcgtcacatttgcgaaccccaggtcgcaattgtgacatctgcGCCTGGACAAAAGAGGGGAAAatgaacccttgagctatgtgctatgtgaattaaATGTGTAGCGGcttatatgcgaggtgacgagtgtatatatgccGTCAAAGTAATTATTTCCATGCTTTCCCACAttccattaattattttattccatgtccTAATTGTTACATATTTTAATTGCCTCTTATGCcttaactgtaatgacccgaccggtcgttttactttctataacctcgttcccctaaataagactcctcgtatgtatttttactgttttatgacttgcgagaatggttagttcgggatttggaagggttcggattgaaatcggaacatttgattccttaaggttggctaaaagggctaagtttgactttggtcaaagtcttgagcaaacgacctcggaatcgggatttgacagtttcaataagttcgtgtgatgatttcggacttgggcatatgttcgtatcgggttttggatgacccggaagcgtttcagcgcctaatagtgaaagttggctctttgaaggttttaaagttctttagatttggtttgaagtaggatttagtgttatcgaggtccaattgggattccgagcctgggaatagttctgtatggcgATTTAAGACGTgcccgcaaaatttggtgtcattccgagtagtctaagtatgtttcggcgcattcagagtaagttggaagaacttgaagttcataagttgatttaatttggtttgaggtatgattcttagtttcgttgttgttttatgtgttccgagggtgcgagcgaatccgttttatgatttgaaacttgttggtatgtttgggcggggccccggggggccCAGTTGTCAATCGGACTAGGCACAGACCATGTTCGGACTTAGGGGCAGCAGCTAAAACACCAGGcttctggtgtaattgcacctgtGGCGGGCtaggcgcaggtgcgagcaagAAGTCGCAGAAGTAGCCCAGGAAGTGCAGCccaggaaccgcagatgcgggtgGGCGTGCGCACCTGCGAACACGCAGGTGCGATAGAAGAAATCGCAGGAGCGACCAAAGCAGCATGTACGTCGCAGGAGCggacccgcagaagcggaagtaggCCACTAGGcaaggaccgcatctgcgatgacttTTCCCCatatgcggagccgcagaagcggcgaaccctccgcaggtgcagaaattgCAAAAAACATAACCTCATTTAAGACTTaggcattttgagctcatttatttCAATCCTTGTGCGATTtgtttggagctcttagagagaggTTTTCACCTAATACTTTGAGGttagtaatttctatacaatgtaagttaaatacatagattatgagtagatttaacatgtaaaatttatgAAATCATAGATTTAGattaaaaacctaggttttgataaaaatgagatttaaccacgaaaatggttatggaatttagtgaaaatttcatatttgagttcgtgagattatgggtagcaactttcttcgaatattttcagaatccgggcatgtgagcccggggatgaattttagaaattcttcaatTAGGATTGGGTAgtcactttaatagttagaatatgaaattttgagcacgtattgattattttatatagcatttgactagtttcaaatcgtttggcaccgagttgagtgTTTAAAGCACATTTGTGgaccggaaagtaagctttgagacgaggtaaggctcttttctaaccttgtaagagggaattaaccccatgggtgaattgaattaatacgtgcttctatttgtggggctacgtacatacgagatgacgagagtccgtacgtagctactaattaagTAATTATGcgtatgtccgggtagtttaggacccaaatcatattatacttgcgatgtttgcaccctacttgttaatttaagtgcttaaatcatattgaaacttgataaaggaattgtaaaaggtcaaattttatttacttgagttttggacggGTTACTTGAtcgttaatgagaattggtgCTTCTTTGAATATTAGCCTCTTAATGATCTTTGAAtcggttgtttataaagtatttttctcttcttgtggagctggTTGAACGCCTCTgcagtagaatagatgcatctgtggttcgtgtcgttcgaccctcggcagtgcacattatatatatttataattttggatcgggttgtacgacctcggcataattcgtgcgtaataatacttgGAGCCCAATTATATTTGGTATTTTTTCATTGGCTTGAGTGATTAAATTGTTAAAGGATGGAAAATTGAATTGGGATTTACCATTAGTGAAAGAATTGTTTATTATTTCTTGTTAATGAATTTTTAGCTTCATTTATGTagtccatgcttaattataaatctctgtattttattgttagcagATAGTAAATGTcgaagttgacccctcgtcactacttctttgaggttagactaaatacttactgggtacatgttgtttatgtactcatgctatacttctgttcttatcatgcaggatctgaggcaggtgcatctggttatccTCCCGGTGCGCATCCTTGATTCCACGAGACTTTGTGTCGAGCAGCCTCacgagcccgttctgcagcacccgaagtctttATTTTGCTTTTTTCTATCTATTTCACTTCAGACAGTAATGtagtatttttgtatattctactagtagctcatacacttgtgacacctggtCTTGGAGATCATGCTAGTAGTCACCTGATGATTTTTTCAGCTATCAATGAGGACtttgagggtgtttggattggcttttaagctgatcaaataagcctTTAAGTTCTTTTTAGTATTTGGCAAAGTCAAAAAGTGcttaaaataagttaaaaatTTACTTAAAACAAGCCAAAAGCAATAGGTTGGGCAACCCTAGCTTATTACTTTTTGGCTTAAAAGTTACTCCCtctgttcacttttacttggtacattttgacttttcacgcccctcaagaaataataaatgaagtgcataatttaccatgatacccatattaattgatgcatattttattggatttgagaaaatgaattgAAATAAGTAATAAATATTGTCGGTAAAACAcggatttttttttttgtcttctcttgatatgcataaagtgacaagtaaaaatgaaaatctatttttagtatacctgccaagtaaaagtaaacggagggagtatttctCCTACAAAGCCActtttttaagccaatccaaatgGGTTCTTTTTTCGCACACCCAACAATCTTTTCCTCGAACAACGTTCCACATGGCCGTTACCACGATTCACAAGTCAATTTCATAGATTCACTGTGTTCCACCCATATCGTTAGAGTATTTATGGCAATCAAAGCCTACAAACTAGTTTCTTTCTATGAGCGTGTCTCCAAGCTCGTAAGGATAAGCGAATCGAGCCCTGCACCATCAATTTGCCATCGCCATAATCGTTTCACTGAACCTGGGCTCTGACACCCATTTTGAGCTAAACGGTCCATAAATACTCTTAACATGatgtgatattgtccgctttaaACCGAACTCGTACGATTTTTTTCGAATAACCCCACACCATTAGGAGATCTTTACACCTTACATGTAAGCTATGTAATCTTTTCAACTACCAAACGTTAGTCCTCAGGCGAGAGATTTAATGAAATGATATTTGGCGTTTGTTTTTGAGTTTGCAACTTTGAGATTCAATGTAAACATACTTATTTAAAACTGCTAaatttgttttgattttttatattttgaaattaagcAACTTTATCATTCTAATTCTTTTAAGTTATtgggttttaaattaataatttagatatatttaataaatttttaaataaatttaaagCTACTGGGATCGGCCGAACCTGTCACAGACACTCTAGCTCCGCCCTTGCTTCTCAATTGCTTCTGTCTGCAATAGACAGTGGCAGTGCTAGGTTGTTTACTAAGGGTTCAAAATATATAAGTAAACACATGAAGAATCCAAGGGGATTCAACATATAGTATatttacataaaaaataaaaatttgacctAGAGTAATTATTCTGTGAAGGGGTGTCAGATGACTTCTCTTGGACAAGAGTAGCTCCGCCCTTAATAGCAGGGTTCGAACCCGTGACATGCCCCTAATCCACACGTCACAAGCTATGCTCTTACCACTAGATCAAAGCCTTGGAGACTAAATTTTTGTCTGCAGTATTACACATGTTTTCTTTAAAGTTGTATTAATTGGAGTCATGGTGTTTGCAGGTGACACATCTGATTTTTATGCTTAAGTATGTTAGAAGAGGCTTTTGGGTGCATAGTGTAAAGTCAATGCTGGAGTTTTTTGAAAGAAGTACAGTGTGAGGTAAAGGATGATACTCCTAATGAACTTTAGTGttgtttctttcttctttgaattTCTCTCATGTAATCTCTTCCAATGTATTTTATGACTACCTCAACTCTTGCAGCTGCTTGATAACTGACCTTTTGCATAATGGGTTCTTAGTCTAGAACCAGTTTGTGATTTTGGCACTTGCGTTGTGCTAAATTCTTACACTGTATATTTCTTTGTCCTATGTTTCGTATATTTTTGGTTGTCTTTCGCGAATTCAGTAAAGAGCTTGAAAGGCCCCATTAGCCTTCTCTTCTCAAAAAAAATGAACATGTGCCTTGTTGAAGTTGCTTAAGTTTTCTGTCTTCTGGTCTCGTCACACTGTCACTATTGCTCTGTCTCAATGCACTAGGCCATGCTCCTCTTAAACTAAATTCAGTATCCTGCCACATGTAACCTATATCATTATTCCTCTGATGTGATGACATCTTAGTTATATAACCAACCATGCTTCGTTGGATTTCTCCATGCATGGCCCAGCATCTTACCACTAGAGAtagatttttttaatttatttattttaaatctcaGGGTAAGTACTCAAAGGCCCATGTGAAAGATGAGGATGATGGATTCAATGAGGAAGGAGACGAGGAGCATGGCGATACTCTGTGTGGTGCATGTGGTGAGAACTATGCTTcagatgaattttggatttgtTGCGACATATGTGAGAGGTGGTTCCATGGCAAGTGTGTGAAGATCACCCCCGCTAGGGCTGAGCATATAAAGCAGTACAAATGCCCTTCATGCAGCAACAAGAGGTCACGCCCCTGACGTCCTGTAGGATGTGTGCTGAGTTCCACAATTTGTAATTGTTCATGTAGAACTCAGCTCACTGCACATATCAGCAAGGCGTGTATTCGGAGTTCTGGTCTCTAACCTTTGTTTATCAGCATGCTTTTTACTAGTTTAGTTCTCTTGAGGAACTCTTCTATTCAACTCTAAACAATTGGATATATAGGGATTTTAATCTTATGGGATGCATCTTTCAGTATCAATGCTAATTAATACAGTTCATGTGCAGTATGTTATTGCAGCTATAGTTTATGTTTTTCAACTACATGGGTTTTCCTTGTTTGATCATAAGATGTATGCTTATTGATTTTGAACTCGAGTAATTGATGACATGTTTTAGAAATGACTGCCATGAGCAACATGCCTCTTCATGGTTACAGCTTGTGCTTCACCTGAGACGAGGGTCTATaagaaacagtctctctatcttTACAAGGTAGGGCTAaggctgcgtacacactaccctccccagaccccattatgtgggattatactgggtatgttgttgttgttgttatccaATGACTTACTAAAAAAGGTAAGATATTTCCTATCAATTCCTGGAGCTGCCTTTAATATATTCAACCCTTTTCTAGATGttgaatatgtattaagctgCACTGTATACCAAGCTTTTTTTTCAGGGGAAGAGAGGCAACTGGAAAAATTTCAATCatataaataaaaaatcatgTTCTATACTGCTACCTCAATCTAATTTTTTCATTAGGAAAAATGGAAAAATAACATTTGGATTTCTGATATGTGGATTTAATGCAGCCAATTCCTTCCATTTAGCTCCTGTACCATGGACCCGTGAAGATATACTCCATAATGTTTCACCAGGCTGCactgtagtagtagtagtagtagttgtcGCCGAAGCAGCAGCTGGTGTAGAGGATTTGTTACTAGCTTTAGACTTCAGTAATGGATGCTTATTCTTCTTTCCCATTCCATTCGCAAGCAACCAACGAGATCCAGACTGTTGTTGAGTTGACGAACCCCATAATTTCTTTTTACCTTTCTCTGTCTTTAAACCAGCAACATGCACTTCAGTGAATTTGCACTGAGGAATTTGTTCTTCCTCAGGAATGTTAACTTCTTTGACCTCCCCCACAGAGTCCGTTTTGGGAGGTTTGTATTCATCATCGTCGTCGTCTTCATTGCTGTAACTAACTTCAGAAAGTGTGCGGTATATCTTAGATTTAGGTGTTACAAACACTCTCTCCACCTGAACAAGAGCAAGCATAGGTGTACCAACTGGCTCGTAGTTCCTTAAAGGATCACGAAGCTGCACCATTAGTACCACCGTGAGGTTGTTTCCCAACAATCCACATTTCTTACCCTTGCCACGTCTCTTCTCTCCCTTCGACCTGCCACGAAACATGTCAGtgcagatagcatgatgggctgCGAGCAGTTTGGAGGTACGCTCGCTGATTTCATCTGCATCGTCAATTTCTCCCGAGTCCAACCTCATCCATTCTTCAAGTGTGAGAGATAAACCCATAAGCCCGTCAACTTCATCACCACCGTTGTCTTTAACGTCCAGTAGCCGCAATCCACCTGTTCCTTCCAAACCTACAGCTCCTCCAAAGTTGACCTTCTTTCCCTCAATGGCTGAAAACTGACCAATGGATTGTGCGCCCTCATCTGACATCCCTGACTGTATTTTCAAACCCTCAATTGAAAGGGCTTCAATTTTATCCATCGCCAATGGAGCGAGGTCCTTTATTGATACATATTCCGAGTCCCTGTCCACGCCAACAGAATTTGACTCCAACTTACTGGACTTTGGTCTGTGCCGTTTACACTTTTTACTTTGAGTACCAGCCATATTTTGTCCAAACTCAAGCTCTTGCTGCAACAAATCTTGTCTGCAGTTGGCAAAAGTCATATAAGACAATTTCTTAGTAGAAATAGTGTGTGCTAGATATGTGCATTTTCAAATATAGAACAAAAtgtgaaaaaaataaaagttcaaacctcacagttccaTCTAAGCTTGGTGCAGTTTCCCACGCTATATGTTGCATTGTCTGTCCAGTTATATCTTCCAAAGGCATAAGTTTACTTGCTTGCATAGATAGCTTTTCAATTCCAATGGAGGCTAAATGCTGCAGTATGTCCATTATACCAGATCCCATTTCTGCAGGAACCACTACTGGACTCGATACCTGCATTATCAAACTCCCTCCACTCTTGGAATTCTTGAAAAGTGTAGGGTTCATCGACCATAACAAtcctccatttttagttttaatgaaGGGTCCTAAGTCTTCTGCGAGAGGAGGCAATTGGTAAGGGTCTTCCTCAAGAGGAGCATCAATTGGGCTCCCAGAAATTGTGCTGTATATCTTAGATTTAGGTGTTACAAACACTCTCTCCACCTGAACAAGAGCAAGCATAGGTGTACCAACTGGCTCGTAGTTCCTTAAAGGATCACGAAGCTGCACCATTAGTACCACCGTGAGGTTGTTTCCCAACAATCCACATTTCTTACCCTTGCCACGTCTCTTCTCTCCCTTCGACCTGCCACGAAACATGTCAGTGCAGGTAGCATGATGGGCTGCGAGCAGTTTGGAGGTACGCTCGCTGATTTCATCTGCATCGTCAATTTCTCCCGAGTCCAACCTCATCCATTCTTCAAGTGTGAGAGATAAACCCATAAGCCCGTCAACTTCATCACCACCGTTGTCTTTAACGTCCAGTAGCCGCAATCCACCTGTTCCTTCCAAACCTACAGCTCCTCCAAAGTTGACCTTCTTTCCCTCAATGGCTGAAAACTGACCAATGGATTGCAGGCTTAAGTTAGAAGGTGCGCCCTCATCTGACATCCCTGACTGTATTTTCAAACCCTCAATTGAAAGGGCTTCAATTTTATCCATCGCCAATGGAGCGAGGTCCTTTATTGATACATATTCCGAGTCCCTGTCCACGCCAACAGAATTTGACTCCAACTTACTGGACTTTGGTCTGTGCCGTTTACACTTTTTACTTTGAGTACCAGCCATATTTTGTCCAAACTCAAGTTCTTGCTGCAACAAATCTTGTCTGCAGTTGGCAAAAGTCATATAAGACAATTTCTTAGTAGAAATAGTGTGTGCTAGATATGTGCATTTTCAAATATAGAACAAAAtgtgaaaaaaataaaagttcaaacctcacagttccaTCTAAGCTTGGTGCAGTTTCCCAGGCTATATGTTGCATTGTCTGTCCAGTTATATCTTCCAAAGGCATAAGTTTACTTGCTTGCATAGATAGCTTTTCAATTCCAATGGAGGCTAAATGCTGCAGTATGTCCATTATACCAGATCCCATTTCTGCAGGAACCACTACTGGACTCGATACCTGCATTATCAAACTCCCTCTACTCTTGGAATTCTTGAAAAGTGTAGGGTTCATCGACCTTAACAATCCTCCATTTTTAGTCTTAATGAAGGGTCCTAAGCCTTCTGCGAGAGGAGGCAATTGGTAAGGGTCTTCCTCAAGAGGAGCATCAATTGGGCTCCCAAATCCGCTTGAGCTCTTAGGAGGGGAATATTGAAACGCCTTCTCGTTCAAGCCCCATTCGCGCATCAAAGCCTCTGTCTCCAAGTCCTCCAACATGGTGGCCCTTGTTTTGTTATTAGTTGCTTCAATTTCTATCTTGGGCATCTCCATATTAGATGAATAGTCAAAATCCTCGGAAATGCTCCTCCAATCAGGTCCACTAGGATCGTCACAACCAAATTCTTGGTGATCAACATCCATATCAAGGTTAAACAAGGAACACCCACTCGCCAGAGTGTCCTTCTCAAATTGCCTCAACAATCCTTCTCTTGGAGAATCAGGCTCACTCTCAGAACTTGGGGCAAATGGACTATGCTCTATCCCTAGCATATCCAGAAAATCACTAGCCACAGATTCGGCAACATAATCCAAGCTTAGGGATTCGTCCAAGTCTCCATCATGATTTATAGCTTCATGTTCATCTTCTTGAGAGTCTAATCCCTCATTTGCCAAGTCCGACACACGCTTTAATGCAGactccacttctttcatgattgtctCGTTGGCAGATTCATCTGTCTCGAAATTGCAGGGACTCACTGAAAGTTCTTCATTCTCAGTGTCGACTTCCTTGGCAAACGGTGCAAGCTGAGAAAGGTCTTCAATCTCAGGTTCAACAACATTCTCTTCCAAAGGACTATCACCAGTTTTCATGGTATCTTCTTCTTTTCCCTCCCATTCGTTTGAGGCAACTTCTACACCTTGCTCTCTTATAGAAACCTCACTTATGCCACCCCCATTTTCAATATTTCCCTTCTCGGGCTCTGATGACAAGGCTAAGTCAT of Nicotiana tomentosiformis chromosome 7, ASM39032v3, whole genome shotgun sequence contains these proteins:
- the LOC138896401 gene encoding protein PLASTID MOVEMENT IMPAIRED 1-RELATED 1-like → MMWKVDSKKKIGANSGKEKLLNDIEAINKALYLDKTHLLDSKSKNKGNNKDSIEKESKKSIWSWKGLKSLAARNKKFNCCFSVHRKRRDGELTTRPVVVSQGVAEFEEQLTHTCSISGGKNGPNQSAKYEAKHFLLYASIYDTPELDLGKHRVDLTRLLPLSLDELEENSSGKWTTSFRLAGKAKGAILYVSFEYHIVRNTFTVPTNRVLIEGKNLRRNSENAAKLLAQCEQCDELSTIRRTGSLTARSSTSQRSAENIKYLHEVLPVPSSEVSVSVNVLYQKLEEEKVEASVDCKPQIDVFYNDVETIKHDLALSSEPEKGNIENGGGISEVSIREQGVEVASNEWEGKEEDTMKTGDSPLEENVVEPEIEDLSQLAPFAKEVDTENEELSVSPCNFETDESANETIMKEVESALKRVSDLANEGLDSQEDEHEAINHDGDLDESLSLDYVAESVASDFLDMLGIEHSPFAPSSESEPDSPREGLLRQFEKDTLASGCSLFNLDMDVDHQEFGCDDPSGPDWRSISEDFDYSSNMEMPKIEIEATNNKTRATMLEDLETEALMREWGLNEKAFQYSPPKSSSGFGSPIDAPLEEDPYQLPPLAEGLGPFIKTKNGGLLRSMNPTLFKNSKSRGSLIMQVSSPVVVPAEMGSGIMDILQHLASIGIEKLSMQASKLMPLEDITGQTMQHIAWETAPSLDGTVRQDLLQQELEFGQNMAGTQSKKCKRHRPKSSKLESNSVGVDRDSEYVSIKDLAPLAMDKIEALSIEGLKIQSGMSDEGAPSNLSLQSIGQFSAIEGKKVNFGGAVGLEGTGGLRLLDVKDNGGDEVDGLMGLSLTLEEWMRLDSGEIDDADEISERTSKLLAAHHATCTDMFRGRSKGEKRRGKGKKCGLLGNNLTVVLMVQLRDPLRNYEPVGTPMLALVQVERVFVTPKSKIYSTISGSPIDAPLEEDPYQLPPLAEDLGPFIKTKNGGLLWSMNPTLFKNSKSGGSLIMQVSSPVVVPAEMGSGIMDILQHLASIGIEKLSMQASKLMPLEDITGQTMQHIAWETAPSLDGTVRQDLLQQELEFGQNMAGTQSKKCKRHRPKSSKLESNSVGVDRDSEYVSIKDLAPLAMDKIEALSIEGLKIQSGMSDEGAQSIGQFSAIEGKKVNFGGAVGLEGTGGLRLLDVKDNGGDEVDGLMGLSLTLEEWMRLDSGEIDDADEISERTSKLLAAHHAICTDMFRGRSKGEKRRGKGKKCGLLGNNLTVVLMVQLRDPLRNYEPVGTPMLALVQVERVFVTPKSKIYRTLSEVSYSNEDDDDDEYKPPKTDSVGEVKEVNIPEEEQIPQCKFTEVHVAGLKTEKGKKKLWGSSTQQQSGSRWLLANGMGKKNKHPLLKSKASNKSSTPAAASATTTTTTTTVQPGETLWSISSRVHGTGAKWKELAALNPHIRNPNVIFPFFLMKKLD